From the Homo sapiens chromosome 1, GRCh38.p14 Primary Assembly genome, one window contains:
- the CCDC163 gene encoding transmembrane protein CCDC163 isoform X3 produces MNTSLSWFEQLDVLLNATDGNVVRNKWLYPLGVSTELIGLCICFFCSSGCIFLGSPPQNSTAVTPAVLWEESEIMQKELKLLQYQLSQHQELLLKQLAEGRQAQVGSWKIPRGAPFLTWSPASFSSMPRVLSKRTYSFGAPKCS; encoded by the exons ATGAATACGAGCCTCAGCTGGTTTGAGCAGCTGGATGTGCTTCTCAACGCTACTGATGGAAATGTGGTCCGGAATAAG TGGCTGTATCCTCTTGGGGTCTCCACAGAGCTCATTGGCCTGTGCATCTGTTTCTTCTGTAGCAGTGGCTGTATCTTCTTGGGGTCTCCACCGCAG AATAGCACTGCTGTCACTCCTGCAGTGCTGTGGGAGGAGTCAGAGATTATGCAGAAGGAATTGAAGTTGCTGCAGTACCAGTTGA GCCAGCACCAGGAGCTGCTGCTGAAACAGCTGGCTGAGGGACGACAGGCTCAGGTTGGCAGTTGGAAG atCCCCAGAGGAGCACCCTTTCTAACCTGGAGCCCAGCATCTTTCAGCTCCATGCCCAGAGTCTTAAGCAAGAGGACCTATTCCTTTGGGGCCCCaaaatgctcctga
- the CCDC163 gene encoding transmembrane protein CCDC163 isoform 2 (isoform 2 is encoded by transcript variant 7), whose product MNTSLSWFEQLDVLLNATDGNVVRNKQWLYPLGVSTELIGLCICFFCSSGCIFLGSPPQNSTAVTPAVLWEESEIMQKELKLLQYQLSQHQELLLKQLAEGRQAQVGSWKLLIQSSGQ is encoded by the exons ATGAATACGAGCCTCAGCTGGTTTGAGCAGCTGGATGTGCTTCTCAACGCTACTGATGGAAATGTGGTCCGGAATAAG CAGTGGCTGTATCCTCTTGGGGTCTCCACAGAGCTCATTGGCCTGTGCATCTGTTTCTTCTGTAGCAGTGGCTGTATCTTCTTGGGGTCTCCACCGCAG AATAGCACTGCTGTCACTCCTGCAGTGCTGTGGGAGGAGTCAGAGATTATGCAGAAGGAATTGAAGTTGCTGCAGTACCAGTTGA GCCAGCACCAGGAGCTGCTGCTGAAACAGCTGGCTGAGGGACGACAGGCTCAGGTTGGCAGTTGGAAG CTCTTAATTCAGTCTTCTGGACAGTAA
- the CCDC163 gene encoding transmembrane protein CCDC163 isoform X4: MNTSLSWFEQLDVLLNATDGNVVRNKWLYPLGVSTELIGLCICFFCSSGCIFLGSPPQNSTAVTPAVLWEESEIMQKELKLLQYQLSQHQELLLKQLAEGRQAQVGSWKDLHSCCPI, translated from the exons ATGAATACGAGCCTCAGCTGGTTTGAGCAGCTGGATGTGCTTCTCAACGCTACTGATGGAAATGTGGTCCGGAATAAG TGGCTGTATCCTCTTGGGGTCTCCACAGAGCTCATTGGCCTGTGCATCTGTTTCTTCTGTAGCAGTGGCTGTATCTTCTTGGGGTCTCCACCGCAG AATAGCACTGCTGTCACTCCTGCAGTGCTGTGGGAGGAGTCAGAGATTATGCAGAAGGAATTGAAGTTGCTGCAGTACCAGTTGA GCCAGCACCAGGAGCTGCTGCTGAAACAGCTGGCTGAGGGACGACAGGCTCAGGTTGGCAGTTGGAAG GATCTCCATTCATGTTGTCCAATCTAA
- the CCDC163 gene encoding transmembrane protein CCDC163 isoform X1 — protein MNTSLSWFEQLDVLLNATDGNVVRNKQWLYPLGVSTELIGLCICFFCSSGCIFLGSPPQNSTAVTPAVLWEESEIMQKELKLLQYQLRSPFMLSNLSCLCPLPSPCLFLHPALNSVFWTVTVAGNFYGSQIPRGAPFLTWSPASFSSMPRVLSKRTYSFGAPKCS, from the exons ATGAATACGAGCCTCAGCTGGTTTGAGCAGCTGGATGTGCTTCTCAACGCTACTGATGGAAATGTGGTCCGGAATAAG CAGTGGCTGTATCCTCTTGGGGTCTCCACAGAGCTCATTGGCCTGTGCATCTGTTTCTTCTGTAGCAGTGGCTGTATCTTCTTGGGGTCTCCACCGCAG AATAGCACTGCTGTCACTCCTGCAGTGCTGTGGGAGGAGTCAGAGATTATGCAGAAGGAATTGAAGTTGCTGCAGTACCAGTTGA GATCTCCATTCATGTTGTCCAATCTAAGCTGCCTCTGCCCACTACCTTCACCATGTCTGTTTCTTCATCCAGCTCTTAATTCAGTCTTCTGGACAGTAACAGTAGCTGGGAACTTTTATGGAAGCCAG atCCCCAGAGGAGCACCCTTTCTAACCTGGAGCCCAGCATCTTTCAGCTCCATGCCCAGAGTCTTAAGCAAGAGGACCTATTCCTTTGGGGCCCCaaaatgctcctga
- the MMACHC gene encoding cyanocobalamin reductase / alkylcobalamin dealkylase isoform 1 (isoform 1 is encoded by transcript variant 1): protein MEPKVAELKQKIEDTLCPFGFEVYPFQVAWYNELLPPAFHLPLPGPTLAFLVLSTPAMFDRALKPFLQSCHLRMLTDPVDQCVAYHLGRVRESLPELQIEIIADYEVHPNRRPKILAQTAAHVAGAAYYYQRQDVEADPWGNQRISGVCIHPRFGGWFAIRGVVLLPGIEVPDLPPRKPHDCVPTRADRIALLEGFNFHWRDWTYRDAVTPQERYSEEQKAYFSTPPAQRLALLGLAQPSEKPSSPSPDLPFTTPAPKKPGNPSRARSWLSPRVSPPASPGP, encoded by the exons ATGGAGCCGAAAGTCGCAGAGCTGAAGCAGAAGATCGAGGACACGCTATGTCCTTTTGGCTTCGAGGTTTACCCCTTCCAG GTGGCATGGTACAATGAACTCTTGCCTCCAGCCTTCCACCTACCGCTGCCAGGACCTACCCTGGCCTTCCTGGTACTCAGCACGCCTGCCATGTTTGACCGGGCCCTCAAGCCCTTCTTGCAGAGCTGCCACCTCCGAATGCTGACTGACCCAGTGGACCAGTGTGTGGCCTACCATCTGGGCCGTGTTAGAGAG AGCCTCCCAGAGCTGCAGATAGAAATCATTGCTGACTACGAGGTGCACCCCAACCGACGCCCCAAGATCCTGGCCCAGACAGCAGCCCATGTAGCTGGGGCTGCTTACTACTACCAACGACAAGATGTGGAGGCTGACCCATGGGGGAACCAG CGCATATCAGGTGTGTGCATACACCCCCGATTTGGGGGCTGGTTTGCCATCCGAGGGGTAGTGCTGCTGCCAGGGATAGAGGTGCCAGATCTGCCACCCAGAAAACCTCATGACTGTGTACCTACAAGAGCTGACCGTATCGCCCTACTCGAAGGCTTCAATTTCCACTGGCGTGATTGGACTTACCGGGATGCTGTGACACCCCAGGAGCGCTACTCAGAAGAGCAGAAGGCCTACTTCTCCACTCCACCTGCCCAACGATTGGCCCTATTGGGCTTGGCTCAGCCCTCAGAGAAGCCTAGTTCTCCCTCCCCGGACCTTCCCTTTACCACACCCGCCCCCAAGAAGCCTGGGAATCCCAGCAGAGCCCGGAGCTGGCTCAGCCCCAGGGTCTCACCACCTGCATCCCCTGGCCCTTGA
- the CCDC163 gene encoding transmembrane protein CCDC163 isoform 1 (isoform 1 is encoded by transcript variant 3) — MNTSLSWFEQLDVLLNATDGNVVRNKQWLYPLGVSTELIGLCICFFCSSGCIFLGSPPQNSTAVTPAVLWEESEIMQKELKLLQYQLSQHQELLLKQLAEGRQAQVGSWKIPRGAPFLTWSPASFSSMPRVLSKRTYSFGAPKCS, encoded by the exons ATGAATACGAGCCTCAGCTGGTTTGAGCAGCTGGATGTGCTTCTCAACGCTACTGATGGAAATGTGGTCCGGAATAAG CAGTGGCTGTATCCTCTTGGGGTCTCCACAGAGCTCATTGGCCTGTGCATCTGTTTCTTCTGTAGCAGTGGCTGTATCTTCTTGGGGTCTCCACCGCAG AATAGCACTGCTGTCACTCCTGCAGTGCTGTGGGAGGAGTCAGAGATTATGCAGAAGGAATTGAAGTTGCTGCAGTACCAGTTGA GCCAGCACCAGGAGCTGCTGCTGAAACAGCTGGCTGAGGGACGACAGGCTCAGGTTGGCAGTTGGAAG atCCCCAGAGGAGCACCCTTTCTAACCTGGAGCCCAGCATCTTTCAGCTCCATGCCCAGAGTCTTAAGCAAGAGGACCTATTCCTTTGGGGCCCCaaaatgctcctga
- the CCDC163 gene encoding transmembrane protein CCDC163 isoform X2, with product MNTSLSWFEQLDVLLNATDGNVVRNKWLYPLGVSTELIGLCICFFCSSGCIFLGSPPQNSTAVTPAVLWEESEIMQKELKLLQYQLRSPFMLSNLSCLCPLPSPCLFLHPALNSVFWTVTVAGNFYGSQIPRGAPFLTWSPASFSSMPRVLSKRTYSFGAPKCS from the exons ATGAATACGAGCCTCAGCTGGTTTGAGCAGCTGGATGTGCTTCTCAACGCTACTGATGGAAATGTGGTCCGGAATAAG TGGCTGTATCCTCTTGGGGTCTCCACAGAGCTCATTGGCCTGTGCATCTGTTTCTTCTGTAGCAGTGGCTGTATCTTCTTGGGGTCTCCACCGCAG AATAGCACTGCTGTCACTCCTGCAGTGCTGTGGGAGGAGTCAGAGATTATGCAGAAGGAATTGAAGTTGCTGCAGTACCAGTTGA GATCTCCATTCATGTTGTCCAATCTAAGCTGCCTCTGCCCACTACCTTCACCATGTCTGTTTCTTCATCCAGCTCTTAATTCAGTCTTCTGGACAGTAACAGTAGCTGGGAACTTTTATGGAAGCCAG atCCCCAGAGGAGCACCCTTTCTAACCTGGAGCCCAGCATCTTTCAGCTCCATGCCCAGAGTCTTAAGCAAGAGGACCTATTCCTTTGGGGCCCCaaaatgctcctga
- the MMACHC gene encoding cyanocobalamin reductase / alkylcobalamin dealkylase isoform 2 (isoform 2 is encoded by transcript variant 2) — translation MFDRALKPFLQSCHLRMLTDPVDQCVAYHLGRVRESLPELQIEIIADYEVHPNRRPKILAQTAAHVAGAAYYYQRQDVEADPWGNQRISGVCIHPRFGGWFAIRGVVLLPGIEVPDLPPRKPHDCVPTRADRIALLEGFNFHWRDWTYRDAVTPQERYSEEQKAYFSTPPAQRLALLGLAQPSEKPSSPSPDLPFTTPAPKKPGNPSRARSWLSPRVSPPASPGP, via the exons ATGTTTGACCGGGCCCTCAAGCCCTTCTTGCAGAGCTGCCACCTCCGAATGCTGACTGACCCAGTGGACCAGTGTGTGGCCTACCATCTGGGCCGTGTTAGAGAG AGCCTCCCAGAGCTGCAGATAGAAATCATTGCTGACTACGAGGTGCACCCCAACCGACGCCCCAAGATCCTGGCCCAGACAGCAGCCCATGTAGCTGGGGCTGCTTACTACTACCAACGACAAGATGTGGAGGCTGACCCATGGGGGAACCAG CGCATATCAGGTGTGTGCATACACCCCCGATTTGGGGGCTGGTTTGCCATCCGAGGGGTAGTGCTGCTGCCAGGGATAGAGGTGCCAGATCTGCCACCCAGAAAACCTCATGACTGTGTACCTACAAGAGCTGACCGTATCGCCCTACTCGAAGGCTTCAATTTCCACTGGCGTGATTGGACTTACCGGGATGCTGTGACACCCCAGGAGCGCTACTCAGAAGAGCAGAAGGCCTACTTCTCCACTCCACCTGCCCAACGATTGGCCCTATTGGGCTTGGCTCAGCCCTCAGAGAAGCCTAGTTCTCCCTCCCCGGACCTTCCCTTTACCACACCCGCCCCCAAGAAGCCTGGGAATCCCAGCAGAGCCCGGAGCTGGCTCAGCCCCAGGGTCTCACCACCTGCATCCCCTGGCCCTTGA